The Spirochaetota bacterium genome includes a region encoding these proteins:
- a CDS encoding SpoIID/LytB domain-containing protein, which yields MMSPMPPSARRTISRFGKAGALCAAALFMLSACTPSRAFLLKQSMAVGADKNYVRVLVANSTERVLVSAQARMRISDLKTRKVSYDGQGTQVYFYPEKVITPVVVESWGSPVCLNGTCYRGMIELHNVLGRIYAVNVVTMDEYLSGVVPKEVSPAWSDEAIKAQAVAARTYAYFHMLEKKDAIFDMDATVHFQVYGGYSAENERTTHAVTATSGEIAAFDNKPILAFFHSTCGGATADDKLVWEGGDKAYIAGVKCEFCKNSPHFSWDESLTLYEMRHYLEKKYKGIGTITGLSFRKSAGRVVSVTVSHKNGRLVVTGNEFRLLFPGKKIKSTWFDAVKTRDGLALHGHGWGHGVGMCQWGALGMAEKGAGYREILKYYYRGIQIINIGGSAAQGTRPRRETGAGANISLTEPDA from the coding sequence ATGATGTCGCCGATGCCACCCTCCGCGCGAAGAACCATCTCCCGTTTCGGCAAGGCCGGGGCGCTGTGCGCGGCGGCGCTGTTCATGCTGTCGGCGTGCACGCCTTCGCGCGCATTTCTGCTGAAGCAGAGTATGGCCGTGGGCGCCGACAAGAATTACGTGCGCGTGCTCGTCGCGAATTCCACCGAGAGGGTGCTTGTATCGGCGCAGGCCAGGATGCGCATCAGCGACCTGAAGACCCGCAAGGTCAGTTATGACGGGCAGGGAACGCAGGTGTATTTCTACCCGGAAAAGGTGATCACCCCCGTCGTCGTGGAATCCTGGGGCTCGCCGGTGTGCCTGAATGGAACCTGTTACCGCGGCATGATCGAGCTTCACAACGTGCTGGGACGCATCTACGCGGTCAACGTCGTGACCATGGACGAATACCTGAGCGGCGTCGTTCCCAAAGAGGTGTCCCCCGCCTGGAGCGACGAGGCCATAAAGGCGCAGGCGGTAGCCGCGCGGACCTATGCGTATTTCCACATGCTTGAAAAGAAGGACGCCATTTTCGACATGGACGCGACTGTACACTTCCAGGTTTACGGCGGATATTCGGCCGAGAACGAGCGCACGACCCATGCGGTCACGGCGACATCCGGGGAAATCGCGGCGTTCGACAACAAGCCCATACTCGCTTTTTTTCACTCGACCTGCGGCGGCGCCACGGCGGACGACAAGCTCGTGTGGGAAGGCGGGGACAAGGCGTATATCGCCGGCGTGAAATGCGAGTTCTGTAAAAATTCGCCGCACTTCTCGTGGGACGAGTCCCTCACGCTGTACGAGATGCGCCATTACCTGGAAAAAAAGTACAAGGGTATCGGGACGATAACGGGATTGAGCTTCCGGAAGTCCGCGGGTCGGGTCGTATCGGTGACGGTGAGCCACAAGAACGGGCGCCTGGTCGTCACGGGCAACGAGTTCAGGCTGCTCTTCCCGGGTAAAAAGATCAAGAGCACCTGGTTCGACGCGGTGAAGACGCGGGACGGCCTTGCGCTGCACGGGCACGGCTGGGGACACGGCGTGGGCATGTGCCAGTGGGGCGCCCTGGGAATGGCGGAAAAAGGGGCCGGGTACAGGGAAATATTAAAGTACTACTACCGCGGTATCCAGATAATAAATATCGGCGGCAGCGCGGCGCAGGGAACGCGCCCCAGGCGCGAAACCGGGGCCGGCGCGAATATTTCCTTGACCGAACCCGACGCATAG
- the xerD gene encoding site-specific tyrosine recombinase XerD: protein MLKDIQALKKFKRFLQTEKGLSANSIYSYTYDLKKFSEFLSKTNKDILAATHEDVQKFLKFEKTKKHNSSRTLARSLAAIRQFYNFVSDTMGSMENPASKIGTPQVEKSLPDFLTEKEIETLFVSISEGDPYGLRDKAIFELLYSCGLRISEAVELALSDMDFENRFIRVKGKGDKERMVPFGDEAMRLLKKYIKDSRSDILGERLSDYVFISKKGSMLNRKSVWRLLKGYVEKLEIRKNITPHTLRHSFATHLVENGADLRSVQELLGHTDISTTQVYTHLARKELQKIHKKYHPKG from the coding sequence ATCTTGAAGGATATCCAGGCACTCAAAAAATTCAAACGCTTCCTGCAGACCGAAAAAGGCCTTTCGGCGAACTCGATCTATTCCTACACGTATGACTTGAAAAAATTCAGCGAATTTCTTTCGAAGACCAATAAGGACATACTTGCCGCGACCCACGAGGACGTCCAGAAATTCCTGAAATTCGAGAAAACAAAGAAGCACAATTCTTCGCGCACGCTCGCGCGCTCCCTGGCCGCAATACGCCAGTTTTACAATTTCGTGTCCGATACGATGGGGAGCATGGAGAATCCCGCGAGCAAGATCGGCACACCGCAGGTGGAAAAGTCGCTTCCCGATTTCCTGACCGAAAAGGAAATCGAAACGCTGTTCGTCTCGATCTCCGAGGGGGACCCCTACGGGCTCAGGGACAAGGCCATCTTCGAGCTCCTGTATTCGTGCGGGCTGCGCATCTCCGAGGCGGTGGAGCTGGCGCTGTCGGACATGGATTTCGAAAACAGGTTCATACGCGTGAAAGGTAAGGGCGACAAGGAGCGCATGGTGCCCTTTGGCGACGAGGCGATGCGGCTCCTGAAAAAATATATAAAGGATTCGCGGTCCGATATACTCGGGGAGCGTCTGAGCGATTACGTGTTCATCAGCAAGAAGGGCTCCATGCTGAACCGAAAATCGGTATGGAGGCTGCTGAAGGGCTACGTCGAAAAGCTCGAGATAAGGAAGAACATCACCCCGCACACCCTGCGCCATTCGTTCGCGACGCATCTGGTCGAAAACGGCGCCGACCTGCGCTCGGTCCAGGAGCTGCTGGGGCATACCGATATTTCCACCACGCAGGTGTACACGCACCTCGCGCGCAAAGAGCTGCAGAAAATACACAAGAAGTACCACCCCAAGGGATGA
- a CDS encoding FtsX-like permease family protein → MNFQNLMHTAVRSLSRNKMRSALTSLGVIIGVASVIMMVGIGNSARVAVREKIFTYGSNAMGLESKKKSFTVKDIDDIKRAVSSIKYISPMVGRAIVNTKYQGVLLQSRIRGVNNDFFRIKEWPLLLGRYFTDIEILSREKVVVIGNTVRVELFGAVNPIGKVIQVNNIPFQVIGCLAEQGQAFSGRDQDNVLVMPYTTASVKIVGRNDFNEIFIASFNERMVEKTENEVRSFIRTDRGLAAGVPDDFTITTSKEQLQMAEYISQTLAMLLAGIASISLVVGGIGIMNIMLVSVSERTREIGIRMAIGAKKRDILVQFLIEAVTLSSGGGIVGILIGLGVYYAIALGVGWEFLFSTFSVLVAFLFSCAVGIFFGYYPASKASKLKPIDALRYE, encoded by the coding sequence ATGAATTTCCAGAACCTTATGCATACGGCCGTCCGCTCCCTGAGCCGGAACAAGATGCGTTCGGCGCTCACGAGCCTTGGCGTCATTATCGGCGTCGCTTCGGTGATAATGATGGTGGGCATCGGGAACAGCGCCCGCGTGGCCGTCCGGGAAAAGATATTCACGTACGGCTCCAACGCGATGGGGCTCGAAAGCAAGAAGAAGAGTTTCACCGTAAAGGATATAGATGATATCAAGCGCGCCGTTTCTTCCATCAAATACATCTCTCCCATGGTCGGGCGCGCGATCGTGAACACCAAGTACCAGGGCGTGCTTCTGCAAAGCCGCATCCGGGGCGTGAATAACGACTTTTTCAGGATTAAGGAATGGCCGCTCCTGCTCGGCAGATATTTTACCGACATCGAGATACTCTCTCGTGAAAAGGTGGTGGTCATAGGCAACACGGTCCGTGTGGAGCTTTTCGGGGCTGTCAACCCGATAGGCAAGGTCATCCAGGTCAATAATATTCCGTTTCAGGTGATCGGCTGCCTGGCGGAACAAGGCCAGGCATTCTCCGGAAGGGACCAGGATAACGTACTGGTAATGCCGTATACTACCGCGTCCGTAAAAATCGTGGGAAGGAACGATTTCAACGAGATATTCATCGCCAGCTTCAATGAGCGCATGGTGGAAAAAACGGAAAACGAGGTGCGCAGCTTTATCCGCACGGACAGGGGACTCGCGGCGGGGGTGCCCGACGACTTCACCATCACGACGAGCAAGGAGCAGCTCCAGATGGCGGAGTACATCTCCCAGACGCTTGCCATGCTCCTCGCGGGGATAGCCTCGATTTCCCTCGTGGTGGGCGGCATCGGCATCATGAATATCATGCTGGTGTCGGTGAGCGAGCGCACCAGGGAGATAGGGATACGGATGGCGATCGGGGCCAAGAAGCGCGACATCCTGGTTCAATTCCTGATCGAGGCGGTGACCCTGAGCTCGGGCGGGGGAATCGTGGGCATTCTCATCGGGTTGGGCGTATACTACGCGATCGCCCTTGGCGTGGGCTGGGAGTTCCTGTTCTCCACGTTCTCGGTGCTGGTGGCGTTCCTTTTCTCCTGCGCGGTGGGCATCTTTTTCGGGTACTACCCGGCCAGCAAGGCCTCGAAGCTCAAGCCCATAGATGCGTTGCGCTACGAATAG
- a CDS encoding ABC transporter ATP-binding protein, translating into MRDKVIEIRDLVKTYQLSEEVSVKALRGISLTVERGEFVAIMGASGSGKSTLMNIIGFLDTHTSGTYILDGVNGMALDDDQKAEIRNLKIGFVFQGFNLLSRTSALENVELPMMYRHDMQPREMKRKANELLGLVGLQGREHHHPNRLSGGEQQRVAIARSLINDPAIILADEPTGNLDTRNSDEVMGIFTRLNRETGITIILVTHEPDVAAFTDRKIVFRDGHIIDDAPIPKTRVAAKTGKRRS; encoded by the coding sequence ATGCGCGACAAGGTCATAGAAATCCGCGACCTGGTAAAGACCTACCAGCTGAGCGAGGAGGTGAGCGTCAAGGCACTGCGGGGAATTTCGCTTACGGTCGAGCGCGGTGAATTCGTCGCGATCATGGGCGCCTCCGGTTCCGGAAAATCGACGCTCATGAATATAATCGGCTTCCTCGACACGCACACCTCCGGCACGTACATCCTTGACGGCGTCAATGGCATGGCGCTTGACGACGATCAGAAGGCGGAGATCCGCAATCTCAAGATAGGGTTCGTCTTCCAGGGATTCAACCTGCTCTCCCGAACATCGGCGCTGGAAAACGTGGAGCTTCCCATGATGTACCGCCACGACATGCAGCCCCGCGAGATGAAGCGCAAGGCGAATGAATTGCTCGGCCTGGTGGGTCTCCAGGGCAGGGAACACCATCATCCCAATCGGCTGTCCGGCGGCGAGCAGCAGCGCGTCGCGATCGCGCGCTCGTTGATTAACGACCCCGCCATCATACTCGCCGACGAGCCCACCGGCAACCTGGATACGAGGAATTCGGACGAGGTGATGGGCATATTCACGCGGCTTAACCGTGAAACGGGAATCACGATTATCCTGGTGACCCACGAGCCGGATGTCGCGGCCTTTACCGATCGCAAGATCGTATTCAGGGACGGCCACATAATCGACGATGCGCCGATACCGAAGACCAGGGTCGCCGCCAAAACGGGAAAGAGGCGTTCATGA
- a CDS encoding efflux RND transporter periplasmic adaptor subunit translates to MQIIDSLKNLARRRVMLGIIVLGICVLVFILTRSCSGTGDMVYQYDTVSKGEVLKSISVTGTLDVVNSIMVLSKINGVVSQVLTDYNQRVGKYQLLATIDSSELDQQGMRVAAQLERARLDLEGAQMDLATRKRLFGENLISQKDLEQAELNFKKIQAALQQFQIEYDIVMSNKGNTTILSPTEGTVISVDIRPMDVVTVSKKLFVVAADLRKMSLTINVDESDIGKIQKGQKVTFTVSAYPNDTFEGKIDQVRFSPITVGGLVVYQAVVNCDNNDLKLKPGMTATAVVIVAQKKNVYRVANQAFVVNPAGSEGEPGKKYLWKKQGAAMEASPIKRVEVKPGLVGDSFTEIESGQLKEGDEVLIRMDKKLKVKDKI, encoded by the coding sequence ATGCAAATAATCGATTCGCTGAAAAATCTTGCCCGCCGGCGCGTCATGCTTGGAATAATCGTGCTCGGCATCTGCGTGCTGGTATTCATCCTGACCCGATCTTGTAGCGGGACCGGTGACATGGTCTACCAGTATGATACCGTCTCGAAGGGCGAGGTGCTCAAGTCCATCTCGGTTACGGGGACCCTTGACGTGGTGAATTCCATAATGGTGCTTTCTAAAATCAATGGGGTGGTGAGCCAGGTGCTCACCGATTATAACCAGAGAGTGGGGAAATACCAGCTGCTCGCGACCATCGACTCATCGGAGCTCGACCAGCAGGGGATGAGGGTCGCGGCGCAATTGGAGAGGGCGCGCCTTGACCTTGAGGGCGCGCAGATGGACCTGGCCACCAGGAAAAGGCTTTTTGGCGAAAACCTCATCTCGCAGAAGGACCTGGAGCAGGCCGAGCTCAATTTCAAGAAGATCCAGGCCGCCCTCCAGCAGTTTCAGATTGAATATGATATCGTGATGAGCAACAAGGGGAACACTACCATCCTCTCTCCCACGGAGGGAACCGTGATCTCGGTCGATATACGGCCGATGGACGTGGTGACGGTGAGTAAGAAACTCTTCGTGGTCGCCGCGGACTTGCGGAAGATGAGTCTCACTATCAATGTGGATGAATCCGACATCGGGAAGATACAGAAAGGCCAGAAGGTTACGTTTACCGTAAGCGCATATCCCAACGACACCTTCGAGGGAAAAATCGACCAGGTTCGATTCAGTCCCATAACGGTGGGAGGCTTGGTTGTCTACCAGGCAGTGGTGAACTGCGATAATAACGATCTCAAACTCAAACCGGGAATGACGGCGACGGCGGTGGTCATCGTCGCGCAGAAAAAAAACGTGTACAGGGTCGCCAACCAGGCCTTCGTAGTGAATCCTGCCGGCTCGGAAGGCGAACCCGGTAAAAAGTATCTCTGGAAAAAGCAGGGCGCGGCCATGGAAGCTTCACCGATAAAGCGCGTCGAGGTCAAGCCGGGGCTTGTGGGAGACAGCTTTACAGAGATCGAATCCGGCCAGCTTAAGGAAGGCGACGAGGTCCTGATCAGGATGGACAAAAAGCTCAAGGTCAAGGACAAGATATAA
- a CDS encoding TolC family protein: MNIRNCICALLFCVMTGLTANAQERQVSLEECIAMAMENHPEIRISLEESKKAEASYGVSKAPNSVIVNGEVKTVEILKTGKSTGNFNVPGKDTSIGLFAGATAAYNIYDATKGEKQMMARLGISLAQINQLRIKSKVLLNVKVAYYDFLFARQSVALKDDLRGKYGTKLDKTRMLFRNGQRPILDVTKAEVDLANANLDYERAINLESFARTELLTAIGVPGEDFTVVPIPVDSLPELRFTLDQLYDIAEDEYPEIRIARLNRTIQKINIDAEKANRNPSVDVVTAFGMENRNLQGQGGIQDNLGPDKWKPTFHVALQARMPLYSGGLISGRIDSAKADYRKTFYAERQVTVTNRALIQNFIQSMAELKRQVELAKLMKVNAENHVKLATKSYENGLGSQLDLQDAESSLINADLYSYKARYDYLIALARLANSVGVKEEQLCK; the protein is encoded by the coding sequence ATGAACATACGTAATTGTATCTGCGCGCTTCTTTTTTGCGTCATGACCGGCCTTACCGCGAATGCCCAGGAGCGCCAGGTTTCGCTCGAAGAATGCATCGCAATGGCCATGGAAAACCATCCCGAGATCCGGATTTCCCTGGAGGAATCGAAAAAGGCGGAAGCGAGCTATGGCGTGTCAAAGGCGCCGAACAGCGTTATCGTGAACGGTGAAGTGAAAACCGTGGAAATCCTGAAAACCGGCAAGTCCACCGGCAATTTCAATGTTCCGGGCAAGGATACCAGCATAGGGTTATTCGCGGGCGCAACGGCCGCGTACAATATTTATGACGCCACGAAGGGCGAAAAACAGATGATGGCCCGCCTGGGCATTTCGCTGGCGCAGATAAACCAGTTGCGTATAAAATCAAAGGTACTGCTGAACGTGAAGGTTGCCTATTACGACTTCCTTTTCGCGCGCCAGTCCGTGGCCCTCAAGGATGATCTGCGGGGGAAGTACGGCACGAAGCTCGATAAGACCCGGATGCTCTTTCGAAACGGCCAGCGTCCCATACTCGACGTCACGAAAGCGGAGGTGGACCTGGCGAACGCCAACCTCGATTACGAGCGTGCGATCAACCTTGAAAGCTTTGCGCGCACGGAGCTCTTGACCGCAATAGGCGTCCCCGGGGAGGATTTCACGGTAGTCCCCATCCCGGTGGATTCGCTCCCTGAATTACGATTCACGCTGGACCAGTTGTACGATATCGCCGAAGACGAGTATCCGGAAATACGGATTGCGCGGCTCAACCGCACGATCCAGAAAATAAATATCGACGCTGAGAAGGCGAACAGAAATCCGTCCGTAGACGTGGTTACCGCGTTCGGCATGGAAAACCGGAACTTGCAGGGACAAGGGGGCATCCAGGACAACCTGGGGCCGGATAAATGGAAGCCTACTTTTCACGTTGCGCTCCAGGCCAGGATGCCCCTATACTCCGGGGGCCTGATAAGCGGACGGATCGATTCGGCCAAGGCGGACTACCGCAAGACCTTTTATGCCGAGCGTCAGGTAACGGTAACGAACAGGGCGCTGATACAAAATTTCATACAATCCATGGCGGAGCTGAAGAGACAGGTGGAACTTGCGAAGCTCATGAAGGTAAACGCCGAAAACCATGTTAAGCTCGCCACGAAGAGTTATGAAAACGGTCTGGGCTCGCAGCTGGACCTGCAGGATGCCGAGTCCTCCCTTATCAATGCGGACCTGTATTCCTATAAGGCCCGCTATGACTATCTCATCGCATTGGCGAGGCTGGCCAATTCCGTGGGCGTGAAAGAGGAGCAATTATGCAAATAA
- a CDS encoding DUF1858 domain-containing protein produces the protein MQDKITGAMTFGELIKAFPQAGGVLAGYGLHCIGCHIGIYETIEQGARAHGLQDGEISKMLGELNQIAG, from the coding sequence ATGCAGGACAAGATAACCGGCGCTATGACGTTCGGAGAACTTATAAAGGCGTTTCCACAGGCTGGGGGGGTTCTCGCCGGCTATGGGTTGCATTGCATCGGGTGCCATATCGGGATATACGAAACCATCGAGCAGGGGGCGCGTGCTCACGGGCTTCAGGACGGGGAGATCAGCAAGATGCTGGGGGAACTGAACCAGATAGCGGGCTGA
- a CDS encoding HesA/MoeB/ThiF family protein, whose protein sequence is MVTAQDRARYARQMIIPGWGEAAQEKLARATVFIAGCGGLGSPVSLYLAAAGVGTIIVCDSDSVEITNLNRQLLHDFSRIGTPKSDSAFKTLSALNAEISIVPVREKITKKNAASLIRGAGLIMDCLDNFETRHILNLVSVREGIPLVHAGIEGMQGQVTFLQPPLTPCLACFQPESPGKKAVPVLGATAGILGSLQALEAIKYITGLGTTLANRLLFWDGAEIRWASISISRNPKCKVCRSIHP, encoded by the coding sequence ATGGTTACCGCTCAGGACCGCGCGCGCTACGCGCGCCAGATGATTATCCCCGGGTGGGGCGAGGCAGCACAGGAAAAGCTTGCACGCGCCACGGTGTTCATTGCAGGCTGCGGCGGGCTGGGAAGCCCCGTGTCCTTATATCTCGCGGCCGCGGGGGTGGGGACGATCATCGTCTGTGATTCCGATTCAGTCGAGATCACCAATCTAAACCGCCAGCTCCTTCACGATTTTTCGCGTATCGGAACCCCTAAATCCGATTCAGCGTTTAAAACGCTTTCGGCGCTCAATGCGGAGATCAGCATCGTTCCGGTCAGGGAAAAAATCACGAAGAAAAACGCCGCATCGCTTATACGCGGCGCCGGGCTCATCATGGACTGCCTCGATAATTTCGAAACACGCCACATACTTAATTTGGTTTCAGTGCGCGAGGGAATACCGCTTGTCCACGCGGGGATCGAGGGCATGCAGGGCCAAGTGACGTTCCTCCAGCCGCCCCTCACCCCCTGCCTTGCCTGTTTCCAGCCCGAAAGCCCCGGCAAAAAAGCGGTGCCGGTTCTGGGCGCCACCGCGGGCATACTCGGCTCCCTGCAGGCCCTTGAGGCGATAAAATATATTACCGGGCTGGGGACGACCCTGGCCAACCGTCTGCTGTTCTGGGACGGTGCGGAGATCCGCTGGGCTTCGATCTCAATTTCGAGGAACCCCAAATGCAAGGTGTGCCGGTCCATTCACCCCTGA
- a CDS encoding acetyl-CoA C-acetyltransferase: MDSREVVIISGCRTPIGSFGQTLRDVRAFQLAALVMNEALKRAGVAGGALDDVIFGDCIQTSDEANTARTAALKAGIPMEVPATTIQRQCASGMQALIFASQQIKCGDSEIVLAGGVESMSNAPYVLKKARWGARLQHAEMTDTMWELLHSGSGLLGEAFIMGQTAENLAEKYSITRDEQDQVAFESHQKAIAAIDGGRFKDEIIPVPIPQRKGEPKMFTTDEHARRDITRESLAALKPVFKKTGTVTAGNSSGLNDGAAAMVVTSIAKAKELGAKPLARIAGNAIAGVEPHLMGYGPVPAIQKLLKKTGKKLSDIDLIECNEAFAAQYLSVEKGLGLDRTKVNVNGSGIALGHPVGCTGARLVISLINELARRNKTYGIATLCVGGGMGAAVLIERL, encoded by the coding sequence ATGGATTCGCGGGAAGTAGTCATTATATCGGGATGCAGAACGCCCATCGGAAGCTTTGGGCAGACCCTCAGGGACGTGCGCGCGTTCCAGCTTGCGGCGCTGGTTATGAATGAGGCCCTTAAGCGCGCAGGGGTTGCGGGCGGCGCGTTGGACGACGTTATATTCGGCGATTGTATCCAGACCTCGGATGAAGCGAACACGGCGCGTACGGCCGCGCTCAAGGCCGGAATACCCATGGAGGTGCCGGCGACCACGATCCAGCGGCAATGCGCCTCTGGGATGCAGGCGCTCATTTTTGCCTCGCAGCAGATCAAGTGTGGCGACTCGGAGATCGTGCTCGCGGGCGGTGTGGAATCGATGAGCAATGCCCCCTATGTTTTAAAGAAGGCCCGCTGGGGCGCACGGCTCCAGCATGCGGAAATGACTGACACGATGTGGGAGCTCCTTCATTCGGGCAGCGGCCTGCTTGGTGAGGCATTTATCATGGGACAGACGGCGGAAAACCTCGCGGAGAAGTACTCGATAACCCGCGATGAGCAGGACCAGGTCGCGTTCGAGAGCCACCAGAAGGCGATCGCCGCGATAGACGGCGGCAGATTCAAGGACGAGATCATCCCGGTTCCCATCCCCCAGCGCAAGGGTGAGCCCAAGATGTTCACCACCGATGAACACGCACGCCGCGACATCACCAGGGAGAGTCTCGCTGCGCTCAAGCCGGTCTTCAAAAAGACGGGTACCGTCACGGCCGGAAATTCGTCGGGATTGAATGACGGCGCCGCGGCAATGGTCGTTACCTCGATTGCTAAGGCCAAGGAACTGGGGGCCAAGCCGCTCGCGAGGATAGCGGGGAACGCCATCGCAGGGGTTGAACCGCACCTGATGGGTTACGGCCCGGTGCCCGCCATTCAGAAACTTCTCAAGAAAACGGGAAAAAAGCTTTCCGACATCGATCTCATCGAGTGTAACGAGGCGTTCGCCGCCCAGTACCTGTCCGTCGAGAAGGGACTGGGACTGGACCGGACTAAGGTCAACGTGAACGGATCGGGTATCGCGCTGGGACACCCGGTGGGGTGCACGGGCGCACGCCTCGTGATCTCGCTCATCAACGAGCTCGCGCGCAGGAATAAGACGTATGGTATCGCAACCCTGTGTGTCGGCGGAGGGATGGGGGCGGCTGTCCTCATCGAGCGGCTCTAA